The following coding sequences are from one Carassius gibelio isolate Cgi1373 ecotype wild population from Czech Republic chromosome B7, carGib1.2-hapl.c, whole genome shotgun sequence window:
- the nat16 gene encoding histidine N-acetyltransferase has translation MKIENSLPCSQLPEAPPQTGLDFTVATEEDFDDIMAMSKDIYGGLDYLPSRYQAWLQESNRTVILARKQGKVIALESVCVIDDGETMLVEGLRVAPQERGKGVAGVLLRFCSQLVKSKYPDVKVSRLTRDDQLGPKDFQKYRLITKQGILLVRFCAEDLKLRLADLGPNITVAGEGLSTTNIPVRLEPAEVHQLFLSDVLMQGVLPNATIVQDWQPFKPLPSNMAILLKKDIDWMVDDARSPTMASLCTFPFHVPIGDDWYYLNIDMFGKDLTLAIQQLLCHLRCHTGTLKGYVMCQVFLEPALWKPMADFFRETLKVELVKEYTEQCVVESDVV, from the exons ATGAAGATTGAAAACAGCCTGCCCTGCTCTCAACTCCCTGAAGCCCCTCCTCAGACCGGGCTGGATTTTACAGTGGCAACGGAGGAGGACTTTGATGATATCATGGCCATGAGCAAGGATATCTATGGCGGCCTGGACTATCTGCCCTCCCGCTATCAAGCCTGGCTACAAGAGAGCAACCGCACTGTCATTTTGGCTCGCAAGCAAGGCAAAGTG ATTGCACTAGAGTCAGTGTGTGTTATCGATGATGGCGAGACCATGCTGGTGGAAGGACTTCGTGTTGCCCCACAGGAGAGGGGGAAAGGTGTGGCAGGGGTACTTCTTCGCTTTTGCTCTCAACTGGTTAAGTCCAAGTACCCTGACGTTAAAGTTAGCAGACTGACAAGAGATGACCAACTGGGGCCAAAAGACTTCCAGAAGTACCGGCTCATCACCAAACAG GGAATCCTTCTGGTGCGCTTCTGCGCCGAAGACCTTAAATTACGCCTTGCTGATCTTGGGCCTAATATCACTGTAGCCGGGGAGGGGCTGTCCACCACAAACATCCCGGTCCGTCTGGAGCCTGCAGAGGTGCATCAGCTCTTCCTAAGCGATGTTCTAATGCAGGGGGTCCTTCCCAATGCAACCATCGTTCAAGACTGGCAGCCATTCAAGCCTCTGCCTAGCAACATGGCCATCCTGCTGAAGAAGGACATTGATTGGATGGTTGACGATGCCAGGAGCCCAACCATGGCCAGCTTGTGCACTTTCCCATTCCATGTGCCAATCGGTGATGACTGGTACTACCTAAACATCGACATGTTTGGTAAAGACCTGACGCTGGCCATACAACAGCTGCTGTGCCACCTGAGGTGCCACACTGGCACTCTGAAGGGTTACGTCATGTGTCAGGTGTTCCTGGAGCCTGCGCTGTGGAAGCCCATGGCTGATTTTTTTAGGGAGACCCTTAAAGTGGAGCTGGTGAAGGAGTACACAGAGCAGTGCGTCGTGGAGTCTGATGTCGTTTAG